The window GCCGACAAGCGCGCCAAGGGCCCTGCCCCCAAGCGCACGACCACGCGGAAGGCGCCGGCGAAGAAGGCCGCGGCGGCTCCGAAGAAGGCGGCCGCGCCCAAGAAGGCGGCGCCGAAGAAGACCTCGTGACCGAGGTCACGTCGGCCGGAGCCTCTCCGTCCGGTCTGTTCGTCACGCTCGAGGGCGGCGACGGCGTCGGCAAGACGACGCAGGCGCGCCTGCTCGAGGAGTGGCTGGCGGGCCAGGGGCGCACGGTCGTCCGCACGCGCGAGCCGGGCGGCACCGAGGTCGGGGTGCTCATCCGCGACATCGTGCTGCACCACCGCGGCGACGTGGCGCCGCGCGCCGAGGCGCTGCTGTACGCCGCCGACCGCGCTCACCACATCGAGACGGTGGTGAGACCGGCGATCGCACGCGGCGAGGTCGTGATCCAAGACCGCTACCTCGACTCGTCGGTGGCGTACCAGGGCGCCGGCCGCGTGCTCGACGCGGATGAGGTGCGCGACCTGTCGCTGTGGGCCGCGGACGGTCTGCTGCCGCAGGTGACGGTGCTGCTCGATCTCGATCCGACCGCCGCCCGCGCCCGCCTCGACGCCGACGACAAGCCGTTCGACCGCCTCGAGGCCGAGAAGCACGACTTCCACGCCCGCGTACGGTCGGCCTTCCTCGCGCTCGCCGCGTCGGAACCGGAGCGCTTCCTCGTGCTCGACGCGTCCCGCCCTGTCGACGAGATCGCCGCCGCGATCCGCGAGCGCGTCTCATCCGTCCTGTGACGAGGGTGGATGCTGCGCGGCCGGACGGCGCTGTCGCGACCCGCGTCTAGGGTGGTAGCCATGTCTGGTGCCGTGATCGACTCCGTGGGAGTCGGTGCGCCGTGGGACGCCGTGTGGGGCCAGGACGAGGCCGTGCACGCGCTGCGCACCGCAGCATCCGACCCCTCCGCCCTCGCGCACGCGTGGCTCATCACGGGGCCGCCGGGCTCCGGACGCTCGACGCTGGCCCGCGCCTTCGGGGCGGCGCTGATCGCCGAGCCCGGCGACACGGCGGCGATGAACCAGGTGCTCGCGGGAACGCACCCCGACATGACGGCTCTTCGCACCGAAGGCGTGATCATCTCGATCAAGGAGGCGCGCGCGCTCGTCGAGCGCTCGTACTTCTCGCCGTCGCTCGGCCGGTACCGCGTCATCGTGATGGAAGACGCCGACCGCATGGCCGAGCGCACCTCCAACGTTCTGCTCAAGGCGCTCGAGGAGCCCCCCGAGCGCACCGTGTGGGTGCTGTGCGCTCCCAGCGACGCCGATCTCCTGCCCACGATCCGATCGCGCGTGCGGGTGCTGCGCCTGCGCGAGCCCGAGGTCGACGACGTCGCCGACCTCCTCGTGCAGCGCACCGGTGTCGACCGGGCGGTCGCGGTGGAGTCGGCCCGGCACGCCCAGCGTCACATCGGCATGGCCCAGCGGCTCGCGACCGACGCCGACGCCCGCGCGCGGCGGGCCGAGACGCTCGCGGCCGTGCTGCGGGTACGCGGGGTGGGCGACGCGGTCGAGGTCGCGGGCCAGATCGTGCGAGTCGCGACCGACGACGCCAAGGCGCTCACCGCGGTCCGCGACGAGCAGGAGCGAGCGGCCCTGCTGCGCACGATGGGGGTCGCCGAGGGGGCTGCTGTTCCGCCCGCGGTGCGGGGGCAGGTCAACCAGCTCGAAGACGATCAGAAGCGACGCGCGACCCGCAGTCTGCGCGACGGCATCGATCGCGTTCTGACCGACCTGCAGGCGCTCTACCGCGACGTCGTGCTGCTGCAGTTCGGTCGCGACCACGACCTGATCAACCCCGAGCTCGCCACCGAGCTGCGTGCGGTGGCGGCCGACTGGTCGGCCGCGCGCACCCTGGCGGTGCTCGACCGGATCG is drawn from Microbacterium hatanonis and contains these coding sequences:
- a CDS encoding DNA polymerase III subunit delta' encodes the protein MSGAVIDSVGVGAPWDAVWGQDEAVHALRTAASDPSALAHAWLITGPPGSGRSTLARAFGAALIAEPGDTAAMNQVLAGTHPDMTALRTEGVIISIKEARALVERSYFSPSLGRYRVIVMEDADRMAERTSNVLLKALEEPPERTVWVLCAPSDADLLPTIRSRVRVLRLREPEVDDVADLLVQRTGVDRAVAVESARHAQRHIGMAQRLATDADARARRAETLAAVLRVRGVGDAVEVAGQIVRVATDDAKALTAVRDEQERAALLRTMGVAEGAAVPPAVRGQVNQLEDDQKRRATRSLRDGIDRVLTDLQALYRDVVLLQFGRDHDLINPELATELRAVAADWSAARTLAVLDRIAVTRRNLEQNVAPLLALESMLITVANGSEP
- the tmk gene encoding dTMP kinase, whose product is MTEVTSAGASPSGLFVTLEGGDGVGKTTQARLLEEWLAGQGRTVVRTREPGGTEVGVLIRDIVLHHRGDVAPRAEALLYAADRAHHIETVVRPAIARGEVVIQDRYLDSSVAYQGAGRVLDADEVRDLSLWAADGLLPQVTVLLDLDPTAARARLDADDKPFDRLEAEKHDFHARVRSAFLALAASEPERFLVLDASRPVDEIAAAIRERVSSVL